In one window of Solanum pennellii chromosome 2, SPENNV200 DNA:
- the LOC107010561 gene encoding protein DELAY OF GERMINATION 1-like produces MATDSKKTDREEQEYAKCAWMSLQHEELTELEDAAAQVQDGEKDEEKLTQLTEKIIQHFQEHSDNRLRLARKDVSPFFAPVTCSPLENSVLWIAGCRPSSFIRLIYALCGFEPDVQGTDPCLEGIVTEDLRELSEKQLRMINELQGKTIREERRIATKLASLQEDIVDQPLAGKMKKEGHGCEKADEALDEHSGHMADVIEEADRLRMKTLKAIVNILEPVQAVEYLAAAKKIRFCVQQWGEKRDQQHKE; encoded by the coding sequence atggcaACTGATTCAAAAAAAACTGATCGTGAGGAACAAGAATATGCAAAGTGTGCTTGGATGAGTCTTCAACACGAAGAACTAACCGAACTTGAAGATGCTGCAGCTCAAGTCCAAGACGGTGAAAAAGATGAAGAGAAACTGACACAACTCACTGAAAAAATCATACAGCATTTTCAAGAGCACTCTGATAACCGTCTCCGTCTAGCCCGAAAAGACGTGTCCCCATTCTTCGCACCCGTCACGTGCTCACCTTTGGAGAATTCGGTCTTATGGATCGCTGGCTGTAGACCTTCTTCTTTCATTAGACTCATTTATGCTCTCTGTGGATTCGAACCCGACGTCCAAGGAACTGATCCGTGCCTTGAAGGGATAGTAACCGAGGATCTCCGCGAACTATCTGAGAAACAGCTGAGGATGATTAACGAGTTGCAAGGCAAGACGATTCGAGAGGAGAGGAGGATTGCAACGAAACTGGCTAGCTTACAAGAGGACATAGTGGATCAACCGCTTGCGGGGAAGATGAAGAAAGAGGGACATGGTTGTGAGAAAGCGGATGAAGCTTTAGATGAACATAGTGGACACATGGCGGATGTAATTGAAGAAGCTGATCGACTGAGAATGAAGACGTTGAAGGCAATAGTGAACATACTTGAACCGGTTCAGGCGGTGGAATACTTAGCAGCAGCTAAGAAAATCAGGTTTTGTGTGCAACAATGGGGAGAGAAGAGGGATCAGCAGCATAAGGAGTAG